In Brachybacterium saurashtrense, the genomic stretch CGCCGGCCAGTCCCTCCAGCACGGCCTCCGCCCCGCGGCGCAGCGGGAACCAGCGGGGGTCGGGCACGAGGTGGCGGCGCCGCGCGTCGAGGAAGTACAGGCGGGCGGGCCCGTAGAGCGTCTCGAAGGCGGCCTCGGAGAGGAAGATGCCGTCCGGCACCTCGCTGAGGCGCCACTGCTCCTCCACCTGCTCGATCGAGACCTCCACCTCGCGCGAGGACGGGCTGGACAGCAGCCCGCGCACGCCGCGCTCGTCCACCAGCGCGACCACCTCGAGAACCAGCGTGAGCCGGCCGTCCTCGCCCTCCTCGACCGTGAGCTCCCGGCTGCCGGAGTAGATCGTGATCCGGGCGGTGGGGTCCCAGTCCCGGGAGGCCTCCTCGGTGAGGTACGAGCGCGCCACGGCGAAGTCGTCCTCGGAGCCGACTCCGGCCTGCACGAACCCGGCCACGACCTCCTGTGCGGTGGCGTCCGCCGGCGGCGGCAGCGCCCGCACGTACGGGGCGCCGGGCTGCGACTGCCCGGTGAGCTCGCGGCTCGAGATCGGCGAGTCGGTGGGGATGCGGGCGCAGGCCGTGCCGAAGCCGAGCACGGCGGCCGCACCGGCCGCGCGCAGCACCGAACGACGGGCGGGTCTCATCGCGGTCCTCCTGGGGTGCGGGTCTCGGGGCCGGTGGCGCTCTCGTCGAGGTCCGGCACCTGGCCGGGGTCGATCCGGATCTCGCCGGTGGGGGTGTCGCTCACCGCGGCATCAGCCTCCGCCCGGTCGAAGGAGCGCTCCAGCAGCAGCGGGGAACGGGCCAGCACGGCCCCGGGCCGCCGCGGGATCGTCAACCGGAACACGGCGCCCTCACCCTCCTGGCCCCAGGCCTGCAGCCAGCCGTCGTGGAGACGGGCGTCCTCGACCGAGATCGACAGGCCCAGTCCGGTGCCGCCCAGGGTCCGTGCGCGGGACGGGTCCGCGCGCCAGAACCGGTCGAAGACGTGCTCGGCGTCCTCCGGGGAGATGCCGTGGCCGTAGTCCTGGACCACGAGGGCCACGGCCTCGTCGTCCGAGGCGGTCTGCACCAGCACAGGGTGTCCCGCGCCGTGCTCGATCGCGTTGGTGAGCAGATTGCGCAGCACCCGGTCGATGCGTCGCGCGTCCACCATCGCCTCCGTGTCGCCGCCGGCCGGACGCACGTCCAGCAGGCAGCCGCGCGCGTTCGCCAGTGGGCGCACGTCCTCGATCGCCCGCTCCACCAGCTCGTCGATGTCCTCGCGGTGCGCTACCAGCTCCGCCGCGCCGGCGTCGAAGCGGGAGATCTCCAGCAGGTCCGCGAGCAGCACCTCGAAGCGCTGCACCTGCGCGGAGAGCAGCTCCGCCGTGCGCTGCAGGTCGCGGGGCAGCTCCTCGCCGCGGGAGTCGAGCACCGAGGAGGCCATGCGGATCGTGGTCAGCGGTGTGCGCAGCTCGTGGGAGACGTCGGAGACGAACCGCTGCTGGACGTGGGAGAGCTCGGTGAGGTCCTCGACCTTCTGCTCGAGGCTGCGCGCCATGTCGTTGAAGGACTCGCCCACTCGGGCGAGCTCGTCGGCGCCGGAGACCTCCACCCGGCTGGTGAGATCGCCGGCCGCCATCCGCTCGGCGGCATGGGCGGCGCGCTTGAGCGGGGTGGTGACCATGCGCGCCACCACGATCGCGATGCCCACGATCAGGGCCAGCAGCACCGTCCCTCCCCCGAGGATCACCCGCTGCACGAAGGCGAGGGTCTCCTGCTCCTCCTGCAGGGAGAACACCAGGTAGAGATCGTAGGAGCCCGCGCCGGGCACCATCACCCGCGTGCCCACCAGCAGCGCCGGAGCGGTGTTCCCGGCGGCGTCCTCCCGCCCGATCGAGCGCCACGAGATCGCGTCCGGGTTCTCGGCCACGGCGGCGGAGAGCTCGTCGTCGACCTCGTCGAAAAAGGTGCCGTCGGAGGAGGCGACGGGGAAGACGGTGCCGGTGGTCTCCACCGGCACCAGCGCCGCCTCCCGGCGGTCGCCGCCGCCCTGCCCGCCGGCCGTCTGGGCGAAGGCGTTGATGGCGTCCTGCTGCTGGGTGCTGGTGGCCCCCGCCACCGGGGTGAGCGTGTCGATGAGGTCGCTGCGCACCTCGAGCGTCTCCTCGAGCACCCGGTCCCGGCGCTGCTCGTACAGGCCGTCCGCGATCACGGAGGAGAGGTAGGCGCCCACGGTGAGCAGCGCGACGATCGAGAGCAGGGTGGTCACCAGCACCACCCGCAGCGCGAGCGGCCAGCTGCGCGGATCCGCGCCCAGCACCGCGCGCACGTCGAGCGGCACGGACGCGGGCGCCTGCTCGGCGCTGCTCACGCTCCTCCCGCGCCTCTCAGGAGCCGGCTCCGGCGCGGTAGCCGACGCCGCGCACGGTCACCACGATCGCCGGGTTCTCCGGGTCGTGCTCGATCTTCGAGCGCAGGCGCTGCACGTGGACGTTCACCAGGCGGGTGTCGGCGCTGTGCCGGTAGCCCCACACGTCGCGCAGCAGCACGTCGCGGGTGAACACCTGCCAGGGCTTGCGGGCCAGCTGCGTGAGCAGGTCGAACTCGAGCGGGGTGAGCGAGATCAGCTCCCCGGCGCGGCGCACCTCGTGGCCGTCCACGTCGATGGTGAGGTCCCCGATGACGAGCTGCTCGGTGGTGGGGGCGTCCACCCGGCGCACCCGCGCCTTGATGCGCGCCACCAGCTCCTCGGGCTCGAAGGGCTTGGTGAGGTAGTCGTCGGCGCCCGCCTCGAGGCCCTCGACCACGTCGGCCGTGTCGGTGCGGGCGGTGAGCATGATGATCGGCACGCCGGACTCGCGGCGCAGGCGGCGGCACACCTCGATGCCGTCCATGCCCGGGAGCATGAGGTCCAGCAGCACCAGGTCGGGGCGCAGGCGGGGGAAGGTCTCGAGCGCCGAGGCGCCGTCGGGCGAGGTCGCCACCTCGTAGCCCTTGCCGCGCAGGACGATGCCGACCATCTCGGCGATCGCCTGGTCGTCGTCCACCACGAGAATCCGGGAAGCCGTCGTCATGCTCGTCATTGTGCCACCGACGTGGGGGTCCGCCGGGGAGGCGACGGGCCAGGGGTGTCCTCTCGACGCGCAGTCGTCGACGTTCGTCGGGTCGGCGGGCCGGTCCGCGCTCCGTATGGTCGTCCCATCACGTGCGCTCCCGGCCCGCCCCGCGAGCGTCCCTCACGTCGACGAGCAGCAGGAGGTTCGATGAGCACCCAGTGGACGGCGCCCGGCGCGACCGGACCGGGCGATCCGGAGCCGGCCCCCGGCCCGGACGGCGGTCCGTTCGGGGCCGACGCCCACTCCGCCCCGTCGGCCCCGCCTCGCGGGCCGCGGCGCGAGCTGATGCAGTCGATGCCGCTGTTCCCGCTGCGACCGCTGGGCCTCGGCGAGGTGCTCGGCGCCGCCGTGCGGATCTACCGCCTGCGGGCCCGGTCGGTGCTGGCCGTCGCCGCCGCGGTGTACGGCGCGGCGTTCGTGCTCATCACCTTCGCCACCGGGGCGTCGATGGTGCCGGTCATGGGAGACATGCGCGCCGAGCTCGAGAACCCCGGCACCGCCACCGGCACCACCGGCTTCAGCTCGGTGGGCGATGCGGTGGTGCTCGTCGCCTCCACCGCCGTCACCTCCGTCATCACGCTCGTGGCGACCGCCGTGGTGACGGTGGCGCTCACCCGGGTGGCCCTCGGCGAGGCCACCGGCGAGCACGTCTCCACCGCGCAGATGTGGGCGACGGTGCGGCGTCGCTGGTTCCCGGCGACGCTGACGAGCCTGCTGATCGGCGCGGTGATGCTCGCCGCGCTGCTGGTGCTGGGCGGCGCGGGGATCGTGCCCGTGCTGGTGCTGCGGGAGGCCTCCTGGCTCACGGTGGTGCCGATCGTGGTGGGCGTCCTGCTGGGCGTGCTGGCGATGCTGTGGATCTGGGCCCGGACGGTGCTCGCCGTGCCCGCCCTCGTGATCGAGGAGGCCTCGGTGCTCACCGCGCTCCGGCGCAGCCTCGCCCTGACGCGCGGCCGTCGGCTGTGGCGGGTGCTGGGCACCACGCTGCTGGTGTACGTGCTCTACTACCTCGCGGTGCAGGTGGTGGCGGGGGTTTTCGGCACCGTCGCCGCGCTGCTGTACCTGGCGATCCTGCTGATCAGCTCCTTCGAAGCGGTGGTGCTGGGCATGATCACGCTGACGATCCTCTCGATGCTCGGCAGCTACATCGCCTCCTTCCTGCTGGCGCCCTTCCTCGCGGCGGGCTTCGTGGCGGTCTACGCCGATTCCCGCATGCGGCACGAGGCGTGGGACGTGGAGCTCACCCGGCGCGCCCGGGCGGCCTGGGCGGCGGAGGGCACGTGATGCTCCCCGTCGCGCCTCCGCCGGTGGATCCGGACGAGGCCCGGGCCCGCCTGCTCGAGGAGCTCGCGAAGTCCGAGTACGACGACTCGCCGGGGTTCGTCGAGTGGCTGCTGGGTGCCCTCGAGAGCTGGCTGGCCGGGGTGCTGGAGGGGATCGACGGCTCCTCGACCGCCCAGGCCGGTGTGGCCGTGCTGCTGCTGATCGGCCTGGCCGCGGCCGTGGTGCTGGTGCTGCGGCGCGCCGGCCTGCTGCGGCGCAGCCATGCGCTGTCGGTCCAGGCCCAGCTCGACGCCGACGAGGTGCTGAGCGCCTCCCAGCTGCGCCGCGCCGCGCGGGAGGCGAGCGAGGCCGGTCGGGCGGACGATGCCACCGTGCTCGCCCTGCGCGCCCTGGTACGGGACCTCGAGGAGCGCACGCTGCTCGAGGTGAGCGCGGGGATGACGGCGCACGAGGCGGCGCTGCGCGCCGCCGCGCCGTTCCCCGAGCTGAGGGGGCGCCTGCTGCGTGCGGCCGACGCCTTCGACACCGCCGCCTACTCGCACCGCCACGCCACGCCCAAGCAGGCCGAGGACCTTCTGCGCCTGGCCGAGTACCTCACCGAGACCTCCCCCGACCTGTCCGCCGCGGAGCGCGCCGAGAACGCCGGGCGCGCCGAGGCCGATCCGGTCCACCGCCCGCCGCTCGGGGCGAGCGCATGAGCGCCGACACCACCGCCGCGGCCCCCGCCCGCGACGAGGCACGGGCCGGCACCGCCTCACCCTCCCGGGGCGCCCGCGAGGGACGCAGCCCCTGGCTGGTCGCCGCCCTCGTGGTCGCAGTCCTCGCCGCGATGCTGATCTCCGTGGCGCGCGGCTACTACCGCGACGGCCCGCTGGAGCCGGACGCCCCCACGGGGCAGGGCGCGAAGGCCGTGGTGCAGGTGCTCGGCGATCTGGGCGTCGAGGTCGAGGTGGATCGCCACACGGCTGATGCCGCCGAATCCCTGCGCGCGGGCGGCACCGTGCTGGTCACCGCGCCGCGCGAGCTGAGCGGCGCCCAGCTCACCGCCCTCGACGAAGCCCTCCGCGCCGGCGACGGCCGCCTGGTGCTGGTGCAGCCGGACTTCGTCACGCTCTCCTACCTCACCTCGTTGATCACCCCGGTGGGGACGGTGGAGGAGCCCACCCGGCTCGGAGCCGGGCCGGACTGCGGGGACCTCGCCCACGGCGCCCGGGAGCTGGCGGTGCCCGGCGAGGAGGACTCGCTGCGCGGCCCCGCCTCCCTCTACCGGACCGCGGGGGACGACGCCCACGGCTGTTTCACCGCCGGCGCCGGCGGCGCCCTGGTGGCCTCGCACGACGGGGTGATCGCGCTGGGCAGCGCGGACCTGCTGACCAACGCCCACGTGGGCGGCGCCGACAATGCCGCGCTGGCCCTGAACCTGCTGGGGCAGGACGGCGAGCTCACCTGGTACGTCCCCTCCGCGAACGATCCGATGGCCGCGACCGGGCAGACCCTGCTGGGCCATCTCCCGGACTGGGCCGGCCCCACCCTGCTGTGGGTGCTGCTGACGGCGACGATCGCGCTGGTCGCGCTGGCGCACCGCCTCGGCCCGGTGGTGCAGGAGCCGCTGCCGGTGAGCGTGCGCCCCCAGGAGCTCGTGCTGGGACGGGCCCGACTGCTGCAGCAGGCGAACGCGCGCGACGCGGCGGCGAGGTCGCTGCGCTCCGCCGCGGCGGCGCGGCTCGCGCACCGGCTGGGGCTGCGGCGCGAGTCCTCCCTGGACGCGCTGCTCGCCGCGCTCGCCCCGCACGTGGAGCACGAGCCCCACCGGCTGCGCGACCTGCTGGGCCCCTCCCCCGTCCCCACCGATCAGGACCTCGTGCGTCTCGCGCACGACCTCGACCGACTCGAGAAGGAGATCGACCGATGACCGACCCCACCCCGGGCACCGTCCCGCCGGAAGCGCCGTCCGTGCCCGCGGAGCCGGACGTCGATCAGGATTCCCGCGCCCGCCTGCAGGGCCTCGCCACCGAGATCCACAAGGGGATCGTGGGCCAGGATGCCGCCGTGACCAGTGTGGTCGTGGCGCTGCTGTGCCGCGGCCACGTGCTGCTGGAGGGCGTGCCCGGCGTGGCCAAGACGCTCCTGGTGCGCTCCCTCGCCGCGGCGATGGACGTGCGCATGCGGCGCGTGCAGTTCACGCCGGACATGATGCCGGGCGACATCACCGGCTCCCTCGTCTACGACAACTCCACCAGCGATCTGGTGTTCCGTGAGGGCCCGGTGTTCACCAACCTGCTGCTGGCCGACGAGATCAACCGCACGCCCCCGAAAACGCAGTCCGCGCTGCTGGAGGCGATGGAGGAGCGCCAGGTGACGATCGACGGCGCGAGCCGTCCGCTGCCGGATCCGTTCCTCGTGATCGCCACCCAGAACCCGATCGAGTTCGACGGCACCTACACCCTGCCCGAGGCGCAGCTGGACCGGTTCCTGCTCAAGGCCGTGATGCCCCTGCCCGAGCGGGAGGTGGAGGTGGACGTGCTGCGCCGTCACGCCGACGGCTTCGACACCACCGATCTCGCCGCGACCGGGCTGCGCGCCGTGGTGGACGTCCCCTCGCTGCACCGCGCCCAGCAGGACGTCGCCCAGGTGGTGGCCGAGGACCCGGTGGTGCAGTACATCGTCGATGTGTGCCGGGCGACCCGCCGCTCCCCCAGCCTCGCGCTCGGCGTCTCGCCCCGCGGTGCGATCGCGCTGCTGCGCACCGCGCGGGCCTGGGCGTACCTCAGCGGACGGGACTTCATCACCCCGGACGACGTGAAGACGATGGCCCCCGCCACGCTCTCGCACCGCGTGCGCCTGACCACCGAGTCCGAGCTCGAGGGCACTCAGGTGGAGGCGGTGCTCGCCGCGACCCTCGCCTCCGTGCCGGTCCCCCGCTGAGGCACGTCGTATGAGGATCTCGCCGACCCCGCGCGCGGCCCTGGTCGCGCTGTTCGGCCTGCCCGTGATCGTGCTGTGGCCGCACTGGTGGGTGCTGGTGCTCCTGGCGGTGCTGTGGCTTCTGGTGGTGCTGGTCGATGCCCTGCTGGCGGTGGATCCGCGGCGGCTCCGCGTGCGCCGCGAGGCGCCCGCGCAGGTGCGGCTGGGCGGGACCGTGACCGGCCGGCTGCTGCTGACCAACCCCACCGGGCGGGTCGCGAGGTGCACGGTGCGCGATGCCTGGAACCCGACGGCCGGGCTGGCCGCGCAGCGGGCGTCCCTGCGCGTGCCCGGTCAGGAGCGGCGCGCGATCGCGCAGTCGTTCACCCCCACCCGGCGCGGGGAGCACCGCTCGCGGGCGCTGCTGGTCGCGACGAGGGGCCCGTGGGGCCTCGCCCGTCGGACCGCGACCGCGACCGCCCCGGGCCGGTTCCTCGCCCTGCATCCCTTCGGCGCCCGTCGCCATCTCCCCTCGCGGGTGCAGCGGCTGCGGGAGATCGAGGGCCTCTCCGCGATCCATCAGCGCGGGCAGGGCACCGAGTTCGACTCGCTGCGCGACTTCGTGGACGGCGACGACGTGCGCTCCATCGACTGGCGCGCCACCGCACGCCGTCGCAGCGTGGTGGTGCGCACCTGGCGGCCGGAGCGAGACCGCCACGTGCTCATCGTGGTGGACACCTCCCGCACCTCCGCGGGTCGGCTCGGGGAGGCGACCCGGCTGGACACGGCGTTCGATGCGGCGCTGCTGCTCACGGCGCTGGCCGGGCAGGCCGGGGACCGCGTGGACCTGCTCTGCGTGGATCGCATACCCCACGTCTCGGTGCTCGGCTCCACCCGCACCACCGTGCTCCACGACATGGTGGCCGCCACCGCCGCCGTGGATCCCGCCCTGGTGGAGACGGACTGGGAGCGCGCGGCGCGGACGATCTCCGAGCGCTCCCGGCGCGGCTCGCTGGTGGTGCTGATCACCCCGGTCGAGGCCGCGGCGATGCACGGCGGGCTGCTGCCGGTCGCCGCCCGGCTGGCGAAGGACCACCCGCTGGTGATCGCCTCGGTCGCCGATCCTGCGCTGGAGCAGATCGCGGGCGGTCGCGGGGACCTCGAGAGCGTCTACCGCGCCGCCGCCGCGGAGCAGGCCCGCGCCGAGCGCGACGGGGTCTCCCGCGCCCTGGAACGCGCCGGCGCCCACGTGGTCGATGCCCCGCCGGACCGCGCCCCGCAGGCGCTGGCGGACTCCTACCTCGCCCTCAAGGCCGCCGGGAGGCTGTGACTCGCGATCCGGAGGCCGGATCCCGGACAGGACAGCGCGCCGTGGCCCGCAGGTCGCATGCGACTCCGTGCCACCTCATGCGGCACCGCCGCACGGGACCACGCGGCACGGGGCGCGCCCGGGTCACGGCCGTCGGGCGAGCACCCGATAGGTGTGCCAGTGCTTGGGACCGGCGAAGGACCGCCCCTCGCGCTCCTCCTCGCTCAGCTCGACGATCTCGAGACCGTCCAGGAGCGCCAGGACCTCGGCGCGTGCCAGGAACGTGCCATCGGTGCTCGTCCAGTCGTCGCGATCTCCGAAGAGGTCCACCGCCACCACTCCCCCGGGGCGCAGTGCGTCCCGCACAGTGCTCCAGACCGTGGAGAACGCCGTGCGGGGCACGAACGGCAGTGTCGCGCAGGACAGGATCAGATCCGCGGCGGGCAGCACATCGATCTGTGCGAGGTCTGCCGTGGTGTGGCGGATCGGCAGCGTCCTGGCGAGCCGCGCCATCGCCGGCCCCACGCTCGGATCGGAGTCGTACCCGTGCACGTCGAAGCCCTGCTCGGCGAGGAAGCGCGCTTCCACTCCGGCGCCGCTGCCCAGCTCGACCGCGACGAGCGGCGGATGAGCTCGAGGGGACAGGAGGGAGGCCGCCCGGCGTGCGAGGGGCCGCACCTCGCGGCCTTCCTGAGCGGCGTTGTACGCCGCGAAGTCACGGTCCGAGCTGCTGCGTTGCATGGCACCGAGACTAGTCCGGGCCGCTGACGCCCTCGGCCGCTTTCGCGCGGCTGAGCACTGGGGGTCAGCGCGCTCGTCGCGCTCGCCGGCTCACCCGGCGGTCGCGACGCGGGCGCCGACGAGCTCCTCGGAGAGGTCGCCGCTGATCCCGGCGCGGTGCGCCTGGCGCCCGCGGCCGAGCATGTAGACGAGGAAGGCGAGCCACACCGCGGCGCCGATCGCGATGCGCAGCGGCGCCGGCAGGGAGCTGGGGGTGACGAAAGCTTCGACGAACCCGGAGATCAGCAGCACGGGCACCAGCCCGATCGCGACGGTGACCAGGGCGCGGGCCGCCCGGGACAGCGCCCAGAGCCGCGGCAGCGGCCCCGGCCGCACCCAGGCCCAGAAGGTGCGCAGTCCCGCCCCGGCGCCCACCACCACGGCGGTGATCTCCAGCAGCCCGTGCGGGAGGATGTAGGTGAAGAACGTCCCCAACCCGCCGTGGGCACCCATCACCCCGGCCGAGAGCCCTACGTTCAGCCCGTTCTGCACGAGCATGACCACCGGCCAGATCCCGGTCACGCCGAACACGACCGCCTGCACCGTGATCCAGGCGTTGTTGGTCCACACCTGGGCGGCGAAGCCCGAGGCCTCGCCCTGGAAGTAGTAGCTGACGAAGTCCCGCTGCACGAGCATGCGCTGCTGCGCCTCGGGGATCACCATCGCGCGGGCGCTCGGATCCAGGCCGAAGTACAGCCCGGTCACCACCGCCGAGACCAGGAACAGCCCCGCCGCCAGGGCGACGGTCCACCGCGCCTGGTACAGCGCGGCGGGCAGGTCCTCCCAGAAGAAGGTGCGGGCGTGCTTCCACAGCGGGATGCGCGCCCCGGTGATCCGCAGCCGGGCCCGGTGCACCAGCAGGGAGAGCCGGGAGATCAGCGCCGGATCCGGGTTCGTGGAGCGGAGGGTGGAGAGGTGGGTGGAGGTCTCCTGGTACAGCGCGAGCAGCTCGTCGATGCCGGCCGCGTCGAGCCGCCGGCTGCGGGTGAGATCCCGCAGCCGGTCCCACTGGGGGCGATGCACGGCGATGAAGGCGTCGGTGTCCACCCGTTCAGGGTAGGGGCCCGTCGCGCCGGGGGCGGCCGACGAAAGTCGGACGCCGTCGCATCGGAAGCCGACGGTCGACGCTGACGGGCGACCGGCCCCGGTGCCAGGATGGGGGCATGACCACACACGGCGCCGCAGCGGACTCCCCGGCAGGGGCGCGCGACGCCCTCGTCACCGGGGACGCGGTGGTGCTGGACCTGCGCACCGCCTCGTTCGCCGTGCGGATGGTCTCCGCGGCGATCGACGGCGTGCTCCAGCTGCTGCTGCTCGTGGGCTCCTCGATCGGGCTGGTGTGGGCCGCGGAGCGTTCCGGGCTCGACGACGGCTTCGTCGCGGCGGGCGTGGTGAGCACCTCGGTGCTCGCCTACATCGGCTACCCGGTGCTGTGCGAGCTGCTGCTGCACGGCCGCTCGGTGGGCCGGCTGGTGATGGGCACCCGGGTGGTGCGCGACGACGGTGGCCCGGTCCACATGCGCCAGAGCCTGCTGCGCGCGGTGATGGCGATGCTGGAGATCTGGTCCACCTCGGGAGCGATCGCACTGACCTGCTCCGTGATCGACCGCCGCTCGCGCCGGGTGGGTGACCTGCTGGCCGGCACGGTGGTGATCCAGGAGCGAATGCCTGGGCTCACCCCGGCGCGCGCCGAGGTGCCGGACGCTCTGCGGGAGTGGGTCGCGGGCGCGGACGTGGGCCGCCTGCCGCTGCCGCTGATGCAGGACATCCGCTCGTTCCTGCCCCGGGCGGGGACGATCAATCCCGAGTCCCGCCGCCAGCTCTCCCGGGACCTGCTGCACCGCACCCTGCCGCATGTCGCCCCCGCGCCGCCGCCGGGCACCGATCCGGAGCAGTTCCTCACGGCGGTGATCGCGGAGCGCTCGCGCCGCGACGAGGCACGCCTGCGCCGGGCCCGGGACCGGCAGCGCGAGGTCTCCGCGGAGGCGCGGGCCCTGCCCTTCACCGCCTGACGACGCGCGGCGGGCGGCACCTGGGGGACGGCGCCAGGTCAGCCGGCGGGCGGCACCTCGTGGCGGCCGGCGATGAGCACCGGGATGCCGCCCTCAACGGGGTGGACGCGGCCGCAGGCCGTGCACTGCATCGCCTGCGCCACGTCCCGCAGGACTCCCCCGCAGTCCGGGCAGCGCAGGATCTCGCGCACCCAGCCCGGCACGTCGGCGCCGCTGGCCCCGTCGGGGAGGTCGCGTCCGGTCGGTCGCTCCACGCGCCGGTCGCGCTCCTCGGCGGGCCCGTCCGCCCGCGGGGCGTCGCCGCCCGTCGGCCCCTCCGCGCGCTGGTCACCGGCGGTGGGCTCACCCGTCGCGAGGGTGAGGATCTCGTCGCGCACGCGATGCATGGTCGTCTCCCGCTCCGCCTCGACGTTCAGGCGCAGCAGCGGCTCGGTGTGGGAGGAGCGCAGCGAGAACCACCAGCGGTCCTCGGGGGCGAGCTGCTCGTCCCAGTGCTCGACGGTGAGCCCGTCGAGGTCGTCCAGGCGCGTGCCGGGCAGGGCGGCGACGTGCGCGCGCACCCGCTCCCGCGCGGCGGCGGCGTCGGCCACGCGCGAGTTGATCTCGCCGCTGGCGGCGTAGGGGCTGTGCGCGGCGACCAGGGCGGAGGCCGCGCCGTCGCTCTCCAGCAGCGCGGCCAGCACGTGCAGGGCGGCCAGCATCCCGGAATCAGCGAAGTGGAAGTCGCGGAAGTAGTAGTGGGCCGAGTGCTCCCCGCCCACCACGGCGTCGTGCTCGGCCATCAGCGCCTTGATGCGCGCATGGCCCACGGGGGTGCGCACGTGCTCCCCGCCGGCCGCACGGATCGCCTCGCCCACGTGCCGGGAGGAGACGAGGTTCACGACCGCGACGGGCCGCTCCTCCCCGGCCGCGCGGGCGCGGGCGATCTCGCGCTGCGCGATGAGCGCCGTGACGGCCGAGGGCGGCACCGGCACGCCGTGCTCGTCCAGCACCACACAGCGGTCCGCGTCGCCGTCGAAGGCGAGACCCAGATCGGCCCCCTCCCGCACCACGGCCGCCTGCAGGTCCCGCAGGTTCTCGGGGCGCAGCGGGTCCGCGGGGTGGTGGGGGAAGCTGCCGTCGAGGGTGAAGTGCAGCGGGATCAGCTCGACCTGCGC encodes the following:
- a CDS encoding stage II sporulation protein M translates to MDTDAFIAVHRPQWDRLRDLTRSRRLDAAGIDELLALYQETSTHLSTLRSTNPDPALISRLSLLVHRARLRITGARIPLWKHARTFFWEDLPAALYQARWTVALAAGLFLVSAVVTGLYFGLDPSARAMVIPEAQQRMLVQRDFVSYYFQGEASGFAAQVWTNNAWITVQAVVFGVTGIWPVVMLVQNGLNVGLSAGVMGAHGGLGTFFTYILPHGLLEITAVVVGAGAGLRTFWAWVRPGPLPRLWALSRAARALVTVAIGLVPVLLISGFVEAFVTPSSLPAPLRIAIGAAVWLAFLVYMLGRGRQAHRAGISGDLSEELVGARVATAG
- a CDS encoding RDD family protein; this translates as MTTHGAAADSPAGARDALVTGDAVVLDLRTASFAVRMVSAAIDGVLQLLLLVGSSIGLVWAAERSGLDDGFVAAGVVSTSVLAYIGYPVLCELLLHGRSVGRLVMGTRVVRDDGGPVHMRQSLLRAVMAMLEIWSTSGAIALTCSVIDRRSRRVGDLLAGTVVIQERMPGLTPARAEVPDALREWVAGADVGRLPLPLMQDIRSFLPRAGTINPESRRQLSRDLLHRTLPHVAPAPPPGTDPEQFLTAVIAERSRRDEARLRRARDRQREVSAEARALPFTA
- a CDS encoding Trm112 family protein — encoded protein: MTEPMTATPAGGHDLSGIVLANDVRGRAGVDLTAEVARAFGAAFADHLDAPALIVAHDMRLSSPELSRAVIEGAVRRGAIVADAGLSSTDQLYCASGLHHAAGVMITASHNPGEDNGLKLCLPGARPVGRDSGLEEIRRGAEAYLDAGEIPVHGEGRSEGLDTLEDYAATLHRLAPLPEGRTVRVVVDAGSGMAGHTAPAVLGALAQVELIPLHFTLDGSFPHHPADPLRPENLRDLQAAVVREGADLGLAFDGDADRCVVLDEHGVPVPPSAVTALIAQREIARARAAGEERPVAVVNLVSSRHVGEAIRAAGGEHVRTPVGHARIKALMAEHDAVVGGEHSAHYYFRDFHFADSGMLAALHVLAALLESDGAASALVAAHSPYAASGEINSRVADAAAARERVRAHVAALPGTRLDDLDGLTVEHWDEQLAPEDRWWFSLRSSHTEPLLRLNVEAERETTMHRVRDEILTLATGEPTAGDQRAEGPTGGDAPRADGPAEERDRRVERPTGRDLPDGASGADVPGWVREILRCPDCGGVLRDVAQAMQCTACGRVHPVEGGIPVLIAGRHEVPPAG